The region TCAAATGTTTATTGCTCCTATGCAGATCTACAGTATAAGGTAGTTGTACAGAATCCATCACCTTTCCCACTTCGATATAGTTTCTGGAATAGTTCACCAGATTCTTTGGAGTAGAGCATTCCATACACAGCAGAATGGCTGATAAAACTAATGAGAGCTGGAATTTTATTTTATAATGCATATCTGATGAATATTCAATAATAAGCTGAAGGATAAGGAAATTTTTACGAAAGTGAACTTACGAAAAAAAGGATATGAACTCATAATAATTATTTTTTTTTGAATATTTTTTTAACCTGTCTAGTTTATATCATACCACACAAAGCAACTTGTGCATAGTCCCTTATAGATTTATAAAAGTTCAAGTTTATCCGGTTTTTTTCATTTAATATAAATCCCGCAACCAAATTGCTTATTTCTAACTCTTTTTGAGTAAAACCGATCTGTCTATCATTTTTGAAAATTATCTGGTAGGTATCACCAGATTTTTAATGCTAAAAAACATTATTCAATCCAAATACATCAATAGACGTCCTTATCAAAGCTATAGATACACAGTTGTCCACTCTACCTATTGAATATGTTCTCCCATTTGCTTTTTATTTGTATGTTAGCGATGTGGAAATATATAGAATACACTCCAGCTGAAATCAGCTTTCCATCTAATTTATTTACCACTTCGTCAATGCATTTTCCGTTGACTTTTATTATAAATGAACAATCGTATGAAAAAACTATTATTTTTTCTCATCTTACTCTTAATAACAAATTTATTATTTGCTCAAACGGACAATTATAAAATTGCAATTGACAATTTCCAAAAGAATTACAATGCCGAAAAGTATGCCGACATTTTCAACAACTTTTCGCCTGAAATGAAACAAGCATTACCGATTGACCAAACAAAACAATTTTTAACAGGCTTGAAAGCTCAAGCCGGAAAAATAGAAAACAAGGAATTTGTAAGCTATCAGCAAGGAACTTATGCTATTTACAAAACGAATTTTGAAAAAGCAGTTTTGGCTGTAAATATTTCACTTAACAATCAAAATCAAATCAATGGACTTTTCATAAAACCTTATGAAGAACCTAAAAAGGCCAAAAGCCATGCAGTAAAAGCACTGAACAGCTATCCAACTAAAATTTCCGAAATCATCTTTTCAAAATCCAAAAACTTCCCGAACAACACACAACTTTCTATTGCAGTAGTTCAGAACGGAAAAACAAATTACTATGGAATTTTAAAGGTAAACGACACAATAAAATCAACCGAAAATCAAAACAAAATTTTTGAAATCGGCTCTATTACAAAAGTTTTCACCTCAACCGTTTTAGCTTCGCTTGTTGAGAATAAAAAACTTAAATTGACGGACGAAATCAATGTTTATTATTCATTTCCTTTCAAAGATAACATCAGAATAAGTTTTGAAAGTTTGGCTAACCACACTTCGGGCTTACCAAGATTACCTGAGAATTTAAAGCCAGCTGACGAAAACAATCCATACAAAGACTATGGTAAAAAAGAAATTGAGGAATACTTGAAAAATTTGTTGAAACTTGAGAACAAACCATTAATGGTTTCATCTTACTCAAATTTAGGGGCAGGGCTTTTAGGGTACACACTCGGTTTATCACAAAAAACGAGTTTCCAGCAATTAGTACAAAAGAAGGTTTTTGACAAATATAAAATGACAAGTTCTTTTACAAGTTCTCAAAATTTAGGAAACAGACTTGTAAAAGGATTAGACGTAAACGGAGAAGTTGTGTCTAATTGGGATTTTGATGCTCTGTTTGGAGGTGGCGGAATATTGTCTACAACAGAGGATTTGGTAAAATTCTCAAATGCACAATTCAATCCTAAAAACACAGAATTAGCACTGACCCGAAAACCAACCTTCAACGTAAGTGAAGATATGAAAATTGGCTTGGGTTGGCACATTTTAAAATCAGACAATAACAAAGATTTACATTGGCACAATGGAGGAACTGGCGGGTATTCTTCTTCAATCGCTATTAATGTCGAAGAAAAAACAGCAGTAATTATCTTGTCAAATGTCGCTGACATAAATGACGAAATTGATGATTTGTGCTTTGAATTGATAAATAAAACGAACAGAAAATAACGAACAGCTACTTTTCTGCCGTCTCCAGTAACGAAAATCCCTTTGCAAAGTATTACCCCATCGTTTTTGGGATTATATCTATAAATATTTTAGGACTTGTTCCAGCAAATATTCCTTTAGCAGCAAATCCACCCAATAAGCTCAACCATAATCTATTCTTAGTTTAACAACCGGAGCTAGTCAATTCAACCGGACTCTACAATTAAAATTCCTAATCCTTTTAACACACCACACACACAGCCGTGTTTTTATAATTTTCTCGCTTGCCTTATTAAAAATTGATTTTATTTGTTTGATTGAAATATGTGCTTCTGTTACTTCAGCAGAATTGTCATTTTCTCTAACTTTATTTATCCAATTCTTAAAAAATTTTGAAGTTTTAAGATGTCTTAGTTTGAAAATATCAGAATTTTCAAAATGGTTTTGTGAAAATATCCGCTGTAAATCGGGATTATTTTTATACCTAATATTTCCGCTGTATTCTAATTTATGTTAAATGCTTTGCCAATATTATTGCATGTATTTTGAGCCATTTCAAAACTGCCGCAATTCTCATAACTTTTAAAAGAATTTTTAGATATTATTCCCATTTCGAAGTAAGCAACGACTAAAACCCGAAATTGTGGATAATATGGAATCCCAAAGGATAATATTTTCTAAATTTGTATTTATTAAAGGTTGAGAATGACAATTTTAATCATAGAAGACGATCAAAGAGTAGCAGAGCTCATAGAAAGAGGATTAAGAGAACAAGGATTTACCCCTACTTTGGCGTATGATGGGCTTTCAGGAAAGAAATTGGCCTTACAAAATAATTTTGACCTTATCATTACAGATATTATTCTGCCCAAAATGGACGGGATAGATCTTTGTAAAGAGATCAGACAAATAAAGCCTGACTTACCCATTATCATGCTTACTGCACTTGGTACAACAGATGATAAAGTGGAAGGTTTTGATGCAGGTGCAGATGACTATTTAGTTAAACCCTTTGAAATGCGCGAGCTTTTGGTGCGGATAAGAGCATTATTGAAGCGAAACAATAAAACTGCGAATGCTACCGGTTTCATTTTAAAATATGATGAGCTGGAAATGAATCTTCATACCAAAATCGTGAAACGTGATAATCAGGAAATTAACCTTACGCCCAAAGAATTTAAATTATTGGAGTATATGGTACAAAACCCAAACAGAGTACTATCACGATCGGAAATTGCTGAAAAAGTATGGGAAACACATTTTGATACCGGAACAAATTTTATAGATGTTTATATCAA is a window of Candidatus Chryseobacterium colombiense DNA encoding:
- a CDS encoding beta-lactamase family protein; translated protein: MKKLLFFLILLLITNLLFAQTDNYKIAIDNFQKNYNAEKYADIFNNFSPEMKQALPIDQTKQFLTGLKAQAGKIENKEFVSYQQGTYAIYKTNFEKAVLAVNISLNNQNQINGLFIKPYEEPKKAKSHAVKALNSYPTKISEIIFSKSKNFPNNTQLSIAVVQNGKTNYYGILKVNDTIKSTENQNKIFEIGSITKVFTSTVLASLVENKKLKLTDEINVYYSFPFKDNIRISFESLANHTSGLPRLPENLKPADENNPYKDYGKKEIEEYLKNLLKLENKPLMVSSYSNLGAGLLGYTLGLSQKTSFQQLVQKKVFDKYKMTSSFTSSQNLGNRLVKGLDVNGEVVSNWDFDALFGGGGILSTTEDLVKFSNAQFNPKNTELALTRKPTFNVSEDMKIGLGWHILKSDNNKDLHWHNGGTGGYSSSIAINVEEKTAVIILSNVADINDEIDDLCFELINKTNRK
- a CDS encoding response regulator transcription factor, whose protein sequence is MTILIIEDDQRVAELIERGLREQGFTPTLAYDGLSGKKLALQNNFDLIITDIILPKMDGIDLCKEIRQIKPDLPIIMLTALGTTDDKVEGFDAGADDYLVKPFEMRELLVRIRALLKRNNKTANATGFILKYDELEMNLHTKIVKRDNQEINLTPKEFKLLEYMVQNPNRVLSRSEIAEKVWETHFDTGTNFIDVYINYLRKKIDRNFDKKLIHTKSGMGFILKAE